One stretch of Thermus filiformis DNA includes these proteins:
- the panD gene encoding aspartate 1-decarboxylase produces MFHAKIHRATVTQADLHYVGSVTVDQDLLDAAGILPYEQVDIYDITNGARLTTYALPGPRGSGVVQINGAAAHLVKPKDLVILVAYGVFDEEEARGLRPTVVLVDEKNRILEVRRG; encoded by the coding sequence ATGTTCCACGCCAAGATCCACCGGGCCACCGTGACCCAGGCCGACCTCCACTACGTGGGCTCGGTGACCGTGGACCAGGACCTTTTGGACGCGGCGGGCATCCTCCCCTACGAGCAGGTGGACATCTACGACATCACCAACGGGGCCCGGCTCACCACCTACGCTCTCCCAGGCCCCCGGGGCTCGGGGGTAGTCCAGATCAACGGGGCCGCCGCCCACCTGGTGAAGCCCAAGGACCTGGTGATCCTGGTGGCCTACGGGGTGTTTGACGAGGAGGAGGCTCGAGGCCTCCGGCCCACCGTGGTCCTGGTGGACGAGAAGAACCGCATCCTGGAGGTGCGCAGGGGATGA
- a CDS encoding Rqc2 family fibronectin-binding protein, which yields MEGLLLHALLRELPSLPAQNLGLAFPDEGTLAVLLKGKEGRITNLVLHYRPPKPGLYLEEGRLLGEAKTPFQRMLEARLKGPLVRAEQLKLDRVVFLDFAGEKGFVDTPPHRLVFEATGRNANLLLLDEKGTILGVDRVITRAVNRYRELRPGLPYTPPPPYEKLDPRTLTPEDLRPLLGQPLKEVQKAVDGIGPELLRELAARMGLTPETPLEEAHLPLLYREVRRLLEDPHTRTEVAEELRRRWAEEEKEALRKPLLEALERERRTLLARLSDYRRALERLEEAEELRRKADVLMAHLHRVPRGAKEVVLEDFGGNPLRLELEAGLSPAENAQKLYERAKRLEALAERALDLIPRTEEALSELEREMERVRQAPLEELLRRERKKEEKPLGLRYTSPSGLSVWVGRNAKENDLLTRMAHSEDLWFHAQGVPGSHVILRTEGKNPPLEDLLFAARLAAYYSKARGERQVPVDYTRKKHVWRPRKAAPGQVLYTQAKTLFVEGTLPEGLGEG from the coding sequence ATGGAAGGACTCCTCCTCCACGCCCTCTTAAGGGAGCTCCCAAGCCTCCCCGCCCAGAACCTGGGCCTGGCCTTCCCGGACGAGGGCACCCTGGCCGTCCTCCTGAAGGGGAAGGAGGGGCGGATCACCAACCTGGTCCTCCACTACCGCCCCCCCAAGCCGGGCCTCTACCTGGAGGAAGGGCGGCTTCTGGGGGAGGCCAAAACCCCCTTCCAGAGAATGCTGGAGGCCCGGCTCAAGGGGCCCCTGGTGCGGGCGGAGCAGCTCAAGCTGGACCGGGTGGTCTTCTTGGACTTCGCCGGGGAGAAGGGCTTCGTGGACACGCCGCCCCACCGCCTGGTCTTTGAGGCCACGGGCCGCAACGCCAACCTCCTCCTCCTGGACGAGAAGGGCACCATCCTGGGGGTGGACCGGGTGATCACCCGGGCGGTGAACCGCTACCGGGAGCTCCGGCCCGGCCTCCCCTACACCCCCCCGCCCCCCTACGAGAAGCTGGACCCCAGGACCCTAACCCCGGAGGACCTGCGCCCCCTCCTGGGCCAGCCCCTGAAGGAGGTCCAGAAGGCGGTGGACGGGATCGGGCCCGAGCTCCTTAGGGAGCTCGCCGCCCGGATGGGCCTCACCCCCGAAACCCCCCTGGAGGAGGCCCACCTCCCCCTCCTCTACCGGGAGGTGCGGCGGCTTTTGGAGGACCCCCACACCCGCACCGAGGTGGCGGAGGAGCTGAGAAGGAGGTGGGCGGAGGAGGAGAAGGAGGCCCTGAGGAAGCCCCTCCTCGAGGCCCTGGAGCGGGAGCGGCGGACGCTTCTGGCCCGGCTTTCCGACTACCGCCGGGCCCTGGAGCGCCTGGAGGAGGCGGAGGAGCTGAGGCGAAAGGCGGACGTCCTGATGGCCCACCTGCACCGGGTGCCCCGGGGGGCGAAGGAGGTGGTTCTGGAGGACTTCGGGGGGAACCCCCTCCGCCTAGAGCTGGAGGCGGGGCTGAGCCCAGCGGAGAACGCCCAGAAGCTGTACGAGAGGGCCAAGCGGCTCGAGGCCCTGGCCGAGCGGGCCCTGGACCTCATCCCCCGGACGGAGGAGGCCCTAAGCGAGCTGGAGCGGGAGATGGAGCGGGTGCGCCAGGCCCCCCTGGAGGAGCTCCTAAGGCGGGAGCGGAAGAAGGAGGAAAAGCCCCTGGGCCTCCGCTACACCTCCCCCTCGGGGCTTTCCGTCTGGGTGGGCCGGAACGCCAAGGAGAACGACCTCCTCACCCGCATGGCCCACTCGGAGGACCTCTGGTTCCACGCCCAGGGGGTTCCGGGAAGCCACGTGATCCTGCGGACGGAGGGGAAGAACCCTCCCCTGGAGGACCTCCTCTTCGCCGCCCGGCTCGCCGCCTACTACTCCAAGGCGCGGGGGGAGCGGCAGGTGCCCGTGGACTACACCCGCAAGAAGCACGTCTGGCGGCCCAGGAAGGCGGCCCCGGGCCAGGTGCTCTACACCCAGGCCAAGACCCTGTTCGTGGAGGGGACCCTACCCGAGGGCCTGGGAGAGGGGTAG
- a CDS encoding tRNA (adenine-N1)-methyltransferase gives MRFGEWVLLKDVKGRAYLLRLREGGVFGHHRGNVPHEEILRAGFGGRVRTHLGEALSVHRPSLEEYVLHMRRAATPTYPKDAAAMVMLLDLFPGARVLEAGTGSGGLTLFLSRAVGREGRVVSYEKRPHHLRQAQENVRAFSDLDNVDFLLGGLEEAQLPEEAFDGVALDLMEPWTVLEKAVRALKTDRFLVAYLPNITQVLELLERAQAHPLALEKVLEVQHRTWDLRPPVAHPSFQQVGHTAFLVQMRKWKDSSSTPS, from the coding sequence ATGCGCTTCGGGGAGTGGGTGCTCCTGAAAGACGTCAAGGGCCGGGCCTACCTCCTGAGGCTGAGGGAAGGGGGGGTGTTCGGCCACCACCGGGGCAACGTGCCCCACGAGGAGATCCTGCGGGCAGGGTTCGGGGGAAGGGTGCGCACCCACCTGGGGGAGGCGCTTTCCGTCCACCGGCCGAGCCTGGAGGAGTACGTCCTCCACATGCGCCGGGCGGCCACCCCCACCTACCCCAAGGACGCGGCGGCCATGGTGATGCTCCTGGACCTCTTTCCCGGGGCCCGGGTCCTGGAGGCGGGGACGGGGAGCGGGGGGCTTACCCTCTTCCTCTCCCGGGCGGTGGGCCGGGAGGGCCGGGTGGTGAGCTACGAGAAGCGGCCCCACCACCTCCGCCAGGCCCAGGAGAACGTCCGGGCCTTCTCTGACCTGGACAACGTGGACTTTCTCTTGGGGGGGCTCGAGGAGGCCCAGCTCCCCGAGGAGGCGTTTGACGGGGTGGCCCTGGACCTGATGGAGCCCTGGACCGTCCTGGAGAAGGCGGTCCGGGCCCTGAAGACCGACCGGTTTCTGGTGGCCTACCTGCCCAACATCACCCAGGTCCTGGAGCTTTTGGAAAGGGCCCAGGCCCACCCCTTGGCCCTGGAGAAGGTGCTGGAGGTCCAGCACCGCACCTGGGACCTCCGGCCCCCCGTGGCCCACCCCAGCTTCCAGCAGGTGGGGCATACCGCCTTTTTGGTGCAGATGCGAAAATGGAAGGACTCCTCCTCCACGCCCTCTTAA
- a CDS encoding DsbA family protein yields the protein MRAFFLLPFLALALAQIAFPPEAFYRALGAKETYAGGRVELELKNGRLYRARFLGPMNAGALGRFLEAATGQKGLAEAFVRWYAQNAQGLEGRLIRVSLSSALLELDLREKGRVGAVLAPVEVKDFGPDRHVLGGKGVYVRVFSDFECPYCRKLFREVLPWLEKEAEKGRLSISYRHFPLYEIHPQAVAAATASECAAEQGAFWPYHDLLMQSPLGEYLGLARRLGLDEEKFSACLKDGAARARVMEERKRAEALGLQGTPTVFVGPFLLPDPYRKEVYEAYLELAR from the coding sequence ATGAGGGCCTTCTTCCTCCTCCCCTTTTTGGCCCTGGCCCTGGCCCAGATCGCCTTTCCTCCGGAGGCCTTCTACCGCGCCCTGGGGGCCAAGGAAACCTACGCGGGCGGCCGGGTGGAGCTGGAGCTGAAAAACGGCCGCCTCTACCGGGCGCGCTTCCTGGGGCCCATGAACGCCGGCGCCCTGGGGCGGTTCCTCGAGGCGGCCACCGGACAGAAGGGCCTGGCGGAGGCCTTCGTCCGCTGGTACGCCCAAAACGCCCAGGGCCTGGAGGGGCGGCTCATCCGGGTAAGCCTCTCCTCCGCCCTTTTGGAGCTGGACCTGAGGGAGAAGGGCCGGGTGGGGGCGGTCCTGGCCCCCGTGGAGGTGAAGGACTTCGGCCCGGACCGGCACGTCCTGGGAGGGAAGGGGGTCTACGTCCGGGTCTTTTCGGACTTTGAGTGCCCCTACTGCCGCAAGCTCTTCCGCGAGGTCCTGCCCTGGTTGGAGAAGGAGGCCGAAAAGGGGCGGCTTTCCATCTCCTACCGCCACTTTCCCCTGTACGAGATCCACCCCCAGGCGGTGGCCGCCGCCACCGCCAGCGAGTGCGCGGCGGAGCAGGGGGCCTTCTGGCCCTACCACGACCTCCTCATGCAGTCCCCTTTGGGGGAGTACCTGGGCCTGGCCCGGCGGCTCGGCCTGGACGAGGAGAAGTTCTCCGCCTGCCTGAAGGACGGGGCCGCCCGGGCCCGGGTGATGGAGGAGCGCAAGCGGGCGGAGGCGCTCGGCCTTCAGGGGACGCCCACCGTCTTCGTGGGGCCCTTCCTCCTGCCCGACCCCTACCGGAAAGAGGTCTACGAGGCCTACCTCGAGCTGGCCCGCTAG
- a CDS encoding cyclic-di-AMP receptor has translation MKLILAIVQDTDAPGLTKALLERGFQSTKLASTGGFLREGNTTLLIGVEDERLEEALEVIREKCRTRTRLVTPGVPLAEAPDPFLAQPVEVQVGGAVVFVLPVERFFKV, from the coding sequence ATGAAGCTCATCCTCGCCATCGTCCAGGACACGGACGCCCCCGGCCTGACCAAGGCCCTTTTGGAGAGGGGCTTCCAGTCCACCAAGCTCGCCTCCACGGGGGGGTTTTTGCGGGAGGGGAACACCACCCTCCTCATCGGCGTGGAGGACGAGCGGCTCGAGGAGGCCCTGGAGGTCATCCGGGAGAAGTGCCGCACCCGGACCCGCCTGGTCACCCCGGGGGTGCCCCTGGCCGAGGCCCCCGACCCCTTCCTGGCCCAGCCGGTGGAGGTCCAGGTGGGCGGGGCCGTGGTCTTCGTCCTGCCGGTGGAGCGGTTCTTCAAGGTATGA